A single Bacillus sp. HMF5848 DNA region contains:
- the spoVS gene encoding stage V sporulation protein SpoVS has protein sequence MEILKVSAKSNPNSVAGALAGVLRERGAAEIQAIGAGALNQAVKAVAIARGFVAPSGVDLICIPAFTDIQIDGEERTAIKLIVEPR, from the coding sequence ATGGAAATATTAAAGGTTTCGGCAAAATCGAATCCAAATTCGGTGGCTGGTGCACTTGCCGGTGTCTTACGAGAGAGAGGGGCAGCAGAGATACAAGCAATTGGGGCAGGGGCATTAAATCAAGCTGTGAAGGCTGTAGCGATTGCACGAGGGTTTGTAGCTCCTAGTGGTGTGGATTTAATTTGTATCCCAGCATTTACGGATATTCAAATTGATGGTGAGGAACGTACTGCTATCAAATTGATTGTGGAACCACGATAA
- a CDS encoding 2-oxoacid:acceptor oxidoreductase subunit alpha, whose translation MINQLSWKVGGQQGEGIESTGEIFSIALNRLGYYLYGYRHFSSRIKGGHTNNKIRVSTTQVRSISDDLDILVAFDQETIDFNYHELRQGGIVIADAKFNPNVPIDGKATLYAVPFTEIATELGTSLMKNMVAVGASVAVLGLELDAFHEVINEIFGRKGQQVVEKNMDAIRAGVQVMQENLGDDVNIMQLEKADGKKRLFMIGNDAIALGALAGGCRFMPAYPITPASEIMEYLIKKLPAFGGTVIQTEDEIAACTMAIGANYGGVRSLTASAGPGLSLMMEAIGLSGITETPLVIVDTQRGGPSTGLPTKQEQSDLMAMIYGTHGEIPKVVMAPSTVQEAFYDTIEAFNIAEEYQCPVIILSDLQLSLGKQTVEPLDYEKIEIRRGKLITDESIERETKEYFKRFEVTEDGVSPRVMPGTKNGIHHVTGVEHDETGKPSEVAGNRIAQMDKRLRKLNTINFKEPIYTNCKHDEADILLVGFNSTRGVIEEAMGRLEKDGVKVNHVHVRLIHPFPTNEVLPHIKNAKNVLVIENNATGQLANIMKMNVGNAEKIHNLLKYDGNPFLPKEVYAKCKELL comes from the coding sequence ATGATCAATCAACTTTCATGGAAAGTTGGCGGACAACAGGGAGAGGGTATCGAAAGTACTGGGGAAATTTTCTCGATTGCTCTTAACAGATTAGGATATTATCTGTATGGATACCGCCATTTTTCGTCACGTATAAAAGGTGGTCACACAAATAATAAAATCCGCGTTAGTACAACACAAGTCCGTTCAATTTCAGACGATTTAGACATTTTAGTAGCGTTTGACCAAGAAACTATTGATTTTAATTATCATGAGTTGAGACAAGGTGGCATTGTAATTGCTGACGCGAAGTTTAATCCTAATGTACCAATAGATGGAAAAGCAACATTGTATGCGGTTCCATTTACAGAAATTGCTACTGAATTAGGAACTTCATTAATGAAAAATATGGTTGCTGTTGGTGCTTCAGTTGCAGTCTTAGGGCTAGAACTAGATGCATTCCACGAGGTAATAAATGAAATCTTTGGTCGAAAAGGTCAACAGGTTGTTGAAAAGAATATGGATGCAATCCGAGCGGGCGTTCAGGTTATGCAAGAGAATCTCGGTGACGATGTAAATATAATGCAGCTAGAAAAGGCTGATGGTAAGAAACGTTTATTTATGATTGGAAATGATGCTATTGCTCTAGGGGCTTTAGCTGGGGGCTGTCGTTTTATGCCAGCTTATCCAATTACACCAGCTTCAGAAATTATGGAATATTTAATTAAAAAATTACCTGCTTTTGGAGGTACAGTTATCCAAACAGAGGATGAAATCGCAGCTTGTACGATGGCTATAGGTGCAAATTACGGTGGTGTTCGCTCTTTAACAGCATCGGCTGGTCCTGGATTGTCTCTAATGATGGAAGCAATTGGACTTTCAGGCATTACAGAGACGCCTCTAGTTATTGTTGATACACAACGTGGAGGTCCTAGTACAGGGTTACCAACAAAGCAGGAGCAATCCGATTTAATGGCTATGATTTATGGAACGCATGGCGAAATTCCAAAAGTGGTAATGGCGCCTAGTACTGTTCAGGAAGCGTTTTACGATACAATTGAGGCTTTCAACATTGCAGAAGAATATCAGTGTCCAGTTATTATCCTTTCTGATTTACAACTGTCTCTTGGTAAACAAACAGTAGAGCCACTAGACTATGAAAAGATTGAAATTCGTCGAGGTAAATTAATTACTGATGAAAGTATCGAGCGTGAAACTAAGGAATATTTCAAGAGGTTTGAAGTTACTGAAGATGGAGTATCTCCTCGTGTTATGCCTGGAACAAAGAATGGTATTCACCATGTAACAGGTGTTGAGCATGATGAGACTGGAAAACCATCAGAAGTAGCTGGCAATCGTATTGCGCAAATGGATAAACGACTTCGTAAATTAAATACTATTAACTTTAAAGAACCGATATATACAAATTGCAAGCATGATGAAGCTGATATACTTTTAGTAGGATTTAACTCTACTAGAGGTGTAATAGAAGAGGCAATGGGTCGACTAGAAAAAGATGGAGTTAAAGTAAATCATGTACATGTTCGACTTATCCATCCATTTCCTACAAATGAAGTGTTACCACACATCAAAAATGCGAAAAATGTACTTGTTATAGAAAACAACGCAACAGGGCAATTGGCAAATATTATGAAAATGAATGTTGGTAATGCTGAAAAGATTCATAATTTGTTAAAGTACGATGGCAACCCATTCTTGCCAAAAGAAGTATATGCTAAGTGCAAGGAGTTGTTATAA
- the rny gene encoding ribonuclease Y: protein MDPIILIISILLATFVGIVVGFFVRKSIAETRIAGAKSAAEQILEDAKREADSLKKEALLEAKDEIHKLRTEAEREVRERRNELQKQESRLLQKEENLDRKDETLDKREALLEKKEDSLNERQQHIEELESKVEELVAKQQSELERISSLSRDEARQIILERVENELSHDVAVMVKEAENRAKEEGDKKAKEVLSLAIQRCAADHVAETTVSVVNLPNDEMKGRIIGREGRNIRTLETLTGIDLIIDDTPEAVILSGFDPIRRETARIALDKLVQDGRIHPARIEEMVEKSRREVDEYIREVGEQTTFEVGVHGLHPDLIKILGRLKYRTSYGQNVLKHSMEVAYLSGLLAAELGEDETLARRAGLLHDIGKAIDHEVEGSHVEIGVELATKYKEHPVVINSIASHHGDAAPTSTIAVLVAAADALSAARPGARSETLENYIRRLEKLEDISESYDGVEKSFAIQAGREIRIIVKPDEIDDLHAHRLARDIRKRIEEELDYPGHIKVTVIRETRAVEYAK from the coding sequence ATGGACCCAATTATACTAATCATCTCCATTTTGCTTGCCACTTTCGTCGGTATAGTTGTTGGCTTTTTTGTTCGCAAATCCATTGCTGAAACGAGAATAGCTGGGGCGAAAAGTGCCGCTGAGCAAATTCTTGAAGATGCAAAACGTGAAGCAGACTCCTTGAAGAAGGAAGCACTTTTAGAAGCGAAAGATGAAATTCACAAACTTCGTACAGAAGCAGAGCGAGAAGTACGTGAACGCCGAAATGAGCTTCAAAAACAAGAAAGTCGTTTATTGCAAAAAGAAGAGAATCTTGATCGTAAAGATGAAACGTTAGATAAACGTGAAGCTTTACTGGAAAAGAAAGAGGATTCTCTAAACGAGAGACAACAGCATATTGAAGAGTTGGAAAGCAAAGTGGAAGAATTAGTCGCAAAACAACAGAGTGAGCTCGAACGAATTTCTAGCCTCTCTCGTGACGAAGCGAGACAAATTATTTTAGAACGTGTTGAAAACGAGCTTTCCCACGATGTTGCAGTTATGGTGAAAGAAGCTGAAAATCGTGCGAAGGAAGAAGGAGATAAGAAAGCAAAAGAAGTCTTATCTTTAGCTATCCAACGTTGCGCAGCTGACCATGTTGCTGAGACTACAGTATCTGTTGTGAATCTACCAAACGATGAAATGAAAGGTCGTATTATTGGCCGTGAAGGTCGTAACATTCGTACGTTAGAAACACTAACAGGTATTGACTTAATAATTGATGACACACCAGAAGCAGTCATATTGTCTGGTTTTGATCCGATTCGTAGAGAAACGGCCAGGATTGCATTAGACAAGCTTGTTCAAGACGGACGTATCCATCCTGCTCGAATTGAAGAGATGGTTGAAAAGTCAAGAAGAGAAGTGGATGAATACATTCGAGAAGTTGGTGAACAAACCACATTCGAAGTAGGTGTTCATGGGCTCCATCCGGATCTAATTAAGATATTAGGTCGATTAAAATATCGCACAAGTTATGGCCAGAATGTATTAAAGCATTCAATGGAAGTTGCTTACCTATCCGGATTATTAGCTGCTGAGCTTGGCGAGGACGAAACTTTAGCACGCCGTGCAGGTTTACTACATGATATCGGAAAAGCAATTGATCATGAAGTTGAAGGCAGTCACGTTGAAATTGGTGTAGAGTTAGCGACGAAATATAAAGAGCATCCAGTTGTTATTAACAGTATCGCATCACACCATGGTGACGCAGCACCTACATCAACTATTGCCGTATTAGTGGCAGCAGCAGACGCATTATCAGCTGCTAGACCAGGTGCTCGGAGTGAGACTCTTGAAAATTATATTCGACGACTTGAGAAGTTAGAAGATATTTCTGAATCGTATGACGGTGTAGAAAAATCTTTTGCAATACAAGCAGGTCGTGAAATTCGAATAATTGTTAAACCAGATGAGATTGATGATTTGCATGCGCATCGCCTAGCTCGTGATATACGCAAAAGAATTGAAGAGGAACTGGATTACCCTGGACATATAAAGGTCACTGTAATCCGTGAAACAAGAGCAGTTGAATATGCTAAATAA
- the tdh gene encoding L-threonine 3-dehydrogenase gives MSGTMKAIIKHTRGYGAKIETVPIPTIRDNEVLIKVHATSICGTDVHIYTWDEWSQSRVNPPYVFGHEFAGEIVKVGNKVTNLQVGDRVSAETHLVCYSCSQCLNGNYHICKNTKIIGVDTNGCFAEYVALPAVNIWKNPEEMPYDIASIQEPMGNAVHTVLSGDVAGKTVAVIGCGPIGIMAVSVAKACGASQVIALDINEYRLDLAKKMGATTIINSSEADPVQTVLSLTNGDGVDVVCEMSGHPVAMNQGFKMITNGGRFSILSLPTRPVELDITNDIVFKGIQVQGITGRRMFTTWQQVSSLLNSKQVDVKPLITHHFPLDEFEKGFDLMIAGKCGKVVLHP, from the coding sequence TTGAGTGGAACGATGAAAGCGATTATAAAGCATACTCGTGGATATGGTGCAAAAATTGAAACAGTACCAATACCGACTATACGTGATAATGAGGTTTTAATTAAGGTTCATGCAACCTCTATTTGTGGAACAGATGTTCATATTTATACATGGGATGAATGGTCACAAAGTCGAGTGAATCCACCATATGTATTCGGGCATGAATTTGCGGGTGAAATAGTGAAAGTAGGAAATAAGGTGACCAATCTTCAAGTAGGAGACCGTGTTTCAGCTGAAACCCATTTAGTGTGTTATTCATGTTCGCAATGTTTAAATGGAAATTACCATATTTGTAAAAATACAAAGATAATTGGTGTAGACACAAATGGGTGTTTTGCAGAGTATGTAGCTCTACCAGCTGTTAACATATGGAAAAACCCGGAGGAAATGCCCTATGATATCGCAAGTATTCAAGAGCCAATGGGAAATGCGGTACATACCGTATTGTCTGGGGATGTTGCAGGAAAAACTGTTGCGGTTATTGGCTGTGGTCCTATTGGGATTATGGCTGTAAGTGTTGCTAAAGCATGTGGTGCATCTCAGGTTATTGCTTTAGATATTAATGAATATCGTCTTGATTTAGCAAAGAAAATGGGGGCTACGACGATTATAAATTCTTCTGAAGCTGATCCTGTTCAAACGGTGCTGTCGCTAACAAATGGTGATGGAGTAGATGTTGTATGTGAGATGTCTGGTCACCCAGTTGCTATGAACCAAGGCTTCAAAATGATTACAAATGGTGGAAGATTTTCCATCTTAAGTTTGCCAACTCGTCCAGTAGAACTTGATATTACGAATGATATAGTTTTTAAAGGTATTCAGGTTCAAGGGATAACAGGACGACGTATGTTTACAACTTGGCAGCAGGTATCAAGCTTGCTTAATTCTAAGCAAGTAGATGTAAAACCTTTAATAACGCATCATTTTCCACTTGATGAGTTTGAAAAAGGCTTTGATTTAATGATTGCAGGAAAATGTGGCAAAGTTGTACTACACCCTTAA
- a CDS encoding TIGR00282 family metallophosphoesterase gives MKILFIGDVVGSPGRDMVKEYLPKLKSKYKPTFTIVNGENAAGGKGITGKIYNALLQAGAQVVTLGNHTWDNKDIFDCIDKSEYLIRPANFPEGTPGRGITYVTYQGIHMAVINLQGRTFLPAIDCPFRAADHLIEHAKKKASVIFVDFHAEATSEKQAMGWYLDGRVTAVVGTHTHVQTADNRILPNGTAYITDVGMTGPYDGILGVEREAVIKRFMTSLPVRFEVTSGRTQLNGVVIDVDVSSGRAKKIQPIMINDDKPYFE, from the coding sequence ATGAAAATTTTATTTATTGGTGATGTCGTGGGGTCACCAGGCCGTGATATGGTAAAGGAGTATTTACCTAAACTGAAGTCTAAATATAAACCAACGTTCACAATCGTAAATGGAGAAAATGCTGCTGGTGGAAAAGGGATAACTGGGAAAATCTATAATGCATTACTCCAAGCGGGTGCTCAAGTAGTAACATTAGGTAATCATACGTGGGATAATAAAGATATATTTGATTGTATAGACAAAAGCGAATATTTAATTCGTCCAGCTAATTTTCCTGAAGGAACACCAGGTCGTGGTATTACATATGTTACATATCAAGGTATACATATGGCGGTTATTAACCTGCAAGGACGAACTTTTTTACCTGCAATTGACTGTCCGTTTCGAGCAGCAGACCACTTAATTGAACATGCTAAGAAAAAAGCATCGGTAATTTTTGTGGATTTTCATGCTGAGGCTACTAGTGAGAAGCAAGCAATGGGCTGGTATTTAGACGGGAGAGTTACTGCTGTGGTTGGTACACATACACATGTTCAAACAGCAGACAATCGCATACTACCGAACGGAACTGCATACATAACGGACGTTGGAATGACTGGTCCATATGATGGCATTCTTGGCGTAGAGAGAGAAGCAGTAATAAAAAGATTTATGACTTCCTTACCAGTTAGATTTGAAGTGACAAGTGGCCGGACACAGCTAAATGGTGTTGTGATCGATGTCGACGTTTCCTCTGGAAGAGCAAAAAAAATCCAACCTATTATGATCAATGATGATAAACCATATTTCGAATAA
- the recA gene encoding recombinase RecA, translating into MSDRQAALDMALKQIEKQFGKGSIMKLGEQTERKISTISSGSLTLDIALGVGGYPRGRIIEIYGPESSGKTTVALHAIAEVQRQGGQAAFIDAEHALDPIYAEKLGVNIDELLLSQPDTGEQALEIAEALVRSGAIDIIVVDSVAALVPKAEIEGEMGDSHVGLQARLMSQALRKLSGAINKSKTIAIFINQIREKVGVMFGNPETTPGGRALKFYSSVRLEVRRAETLKQGNDMVGSKTKIKVVKNKMAPPFKTAEVDIMFGEGISKEGEIVDIGSNLDIVQKSGAWYSYNDDRLGQGRENAKQFLKENETIKREIEQRIRDHHNLDDVKVAPVEEEPQELLDIE; encoded by the coding sequence GTGAGTGATCGTCAAGCTGCATTAGATATGGCGTTAAAACAAATAGAAAAACAGTTTGGTAAGGGTTCTATTATGAAGTTGGGAGAACAGACTGAACGTAAAATATCAACTATTTCAAGTGGCTCTTTAACATTGGATATTGCTCTTGGAGTGGGTGGATACCCTAGAGGTCGTATTATTGAAATATATGGACCAGAATCATCTGGTAAAACAACAGTAGCTCTTCATGCAATTGCTGAGGTTCAACGTCAAGGTGGACAAGCAGCGTTTATAGATGCAGAGCATGCGTTAGATCCTATATATGCTGAAAAATTAGGTGTAAACATTGATGAATTATTATTGTCACAGCCGGACACTGGTGAGCAGGCACTTGAAATTGCTGAAGCTCTTGTTCGCAGTGGCGCTATTGATATTATAGTAGTTGACTCAGTGGCAGCTCTAGTGCCAAAAGCGGAGATTGAAGGAGAAATGGGTGACTCGCATGTTGGTTTACAGGCTCGCTTAATGTCTCAGGCCCTTCGTAAACTATCAGGTGCTATTAACAAATCAAAAACGATTGCTATCTTTATCAACCAAATTCGTGAAAAAGTTGGTGTTATGTTTGGAAATCCTGAAACGACACCAGGTGGACGAGCTCTTAAGTTCTACTCATCGGTTCGTTTAGAGGTTCGTCGTGCAGAAACATTAAAGCAAGGCAACGATATGGTAGGTAGCAAAACGAAAATTAAAGTTGTGAAAAACAAAATGGCTCCTCCATTTAAAACTGCTGAAGTTGATATTATGTTTGGAGAAGGGATATCTAAAGAAGGCGAAATTGTCGACATTGGTTCGAATCTTGATATCGTCCAAAAGAGCGGTGCCTGGTATTCCTATAATGATGATCGATTAGGACAAGGTCGAGAAAACGCGAAACAATTCTTAAAAGAAAATGAAACAATAAAACGCGAAATTGAGCAAAGAATTCGTGATCATCATAACTTAGATGATGTAAAAGTGGCTCCTGTTGAAGAGGAACCACAAGAATTACTAGATATCGAATAG
- a CDS encoding 2-oxoacid:ferredoxin oxidoreductase subunit beta, translating into MATFKDFRNNVKPNWCPGCGDFSVQAAIQRAAANVGLEPDSLAVVSGIGCSGRISGYINAYGFHGIHGRSLPIAQGVKMANRDLTVIASGGDGDGFAIGLGHTIHAIRRNIDITYIVMDNQIYGLTKGQTSPRSDVGFKTKSTPQGSIESSLSVMEMALTAGATFVAQSFSTDLKDLTSLIEQGIQHKGFSLINVFSPCVTYNKVNTYDWFKENLTKLNTIEDYNPNDRMQAMQTLMNYNGLVTGLIYQNKEQKSYQELIHGYSESPLTKADLDLEQDQFEKLVSEFM; encoded by the coding sequence TTGGCGACATTTAAAGATTTCCGTAATAATGTAAAACCAAACTGGTGTCCAGGTTGTGGGGATTTCTCAGTACAAGCAGCTATTCAGCGTGCTGCTGCAAACGTTGGTTTAGAGCCAGATAGCTTAGCAGTTGTTTCAGGAATCGGTTGTTCGGGACGTATTTCAGGCTATATCAATGCATACGGCTTTCATGGTATTCATGGACGTTCCTTACCTATAGCTCAAGGTGTAAAAATGGCAAATCGAGACTTAACTGTTATTGCATCAGGTGGAGACGGTGACGGATTTGCGATTGGTCTAGGTCACACAATCCATGCTATTCGTCGAAATATAGATATTACGTATATCGTAATGGATAATCAAATTTATGGGTTAACAAAAGGACAAACATCCCCTCGAAGTGATGTAGGATTTAAAACAAAATCAACACCACAAGGTTCTATTGAATCTTCCTTATCAGTCATGGAGATGGCGTTAACTGCTGGAGCAACATTTGTAGCGCAAAGCTTCTCTACAGACTTAAAGGACTTAACTTCACTAATTGAGCAAGGTATCCAACATAAGGGCTTCTCTTTAATTAATGTTTTCAGTCCTTGTGTAACATACAATAAAGTCAATACGTATGATTGGTTTAAAGAGAATTTAACTAAATTAAATACGATTGAAGACTACAATCCTAATGATCGTATGCAAGCTATGCAAACACTGATGAATTATAATGGTCTAGTAACTGGGCTTATTTATCAAAATAAAGAACAGAAATCATATCAAGAACTTATTCACGGGTATAGTGAATCGCCATTAACGAAAGCAGACTTAGATCTTGAACAAGATCAGTTCGAAAAGCTTGTGTCTGAGTTTATGTAA
- a CDS encoding glycine C-acetyltransferase: protein MKGFEHIQAELNEMKKQGTFRTLIPLESDQGSRVTINGNNVIQLSSNNYLGLTSHPRLKNAAIRAVEAYGAGTGSVRTIAGTFNMHKQLEEKLANFKHTEAALVFQSGFTTNQGVLSALLNEQDVVISDELNHASIIDGIRLTKAARKVYKHVDMKSLEDALKQSGTYRKRLIVTDGVFSMDGNIAPLPEIVELAEKYDALVMVDDAHASGVLGANGRGTVNHFGLDGRVHIQVGTLSKAIGVLGGYVASSQTLIDYLIHKGRPFLFSTSHPPAVTAACIEAIDVLIEEPQLIETLWENTAFFKKGLQQLGFKTGSSETPITPVMVGDEALAHHFSDKILEYGVFAQGIAFPTVAKGLARVRTIVTAEHTKGELTEALQVFEKAGKELGII from the coding sequence TTGAAAGGATTTGAACATATACAAGCTGAATTAAATGAAATGAAAAAACAAGGTACATTTCGTACGCTTATCCCGTTAGAATCTGATCAAGGTTCGCGAGTAACAATAAATGGAAATAACGTTATCCAGTTGTCTTCTAATAACTATCTTGGGTTGACATCTCATCCACGATTAAAGAATGCAGCTATTCGTGCGGTTGAGGCATATGGAGCAGGAACAGGCTCGGTACGTACGATTGCTGGTACTTTCAATATGCATAAACAATTAGAGGAAAAACTGGCAAACTTTAAGCATACTGAGGCTGCTTTAGTATTTCAGTCTGGTTTTACGACTAATCAAGGTGTTTTGTCAGCACTTTTGAATGAACAGGACGTTGTTATTTCGGATGAATTAAATCATGCGTCTATTATTGACGGTATTCGTTTGACAAAAGCTGCTCGTAAGGTATATAAGCATGTTGATATGAAGAGTTTAGAGGATGCTTTGAAACAATCCGGTACTTATAGAAAACGACTTATTGTAACCGACGGTGTGTTCTCAATGGACGGTAACATTGCACCATTACCTGAAATCGTTGAGTTAGCAGAAAAATATGATGCTCTTGTTATGGTTGACGATGCCCATGCGTCAGGAGTGTTAGGGGCGAACGGACGTGGAACTGTAAATCATTTTGGTTTAGATGGAAGGGTTCATATTCAGGTTGGCACGTTGAGTAAAGCAATTGGTGTACTTGGAGGATATGTAGCAAGCTCGCAAACTTTAATAGATTATTTGATTCATAAGGGGCGACCGTTTTTATTCAGTACGTCACACCCGCCTGCTGTAACGGCAGCATGCATTGAGGCGATAGATGTTTTAATTGAGGAACCACAGTTAATTGAGACGTTGTGGGAGAATACAGCGTTTTTCAAGAAAGGTTTACAACAACTTGGTTTTAAAACGGGAAGTAGTGAGACGCCAATTACACCTGTCATGGTTGGGGATGAAGCATTGGCTCACCATTTTTCTGATAAAATACTTGAATACGGAGTGTTTGCTCAAGGTATAGCTTTTCCTACAGTCGCAAAAGGTTTAGCACGTGTACGTACAATTGTGACTGCTGAACATACGAAAGGTGAGCTAACAGAGGCGCTACAAGTATTTGAAAAAGCAGGAAAAGAACTGGGTATTATTTAA
- a CDS encoding dipeptidase: MRIFDAHCDVLMKLWENKGVSFKHECTELHITMDQLQRTHAKVQCFAIFIPEYVKKDNSFQVALEMVDIFFKKVLAENRNMRLIRSKEDIHRLKDDEIGAVLTLEGGEAIQSDPVKLRTLLRLGVRSVGLTWNYANTLADGVLEPRGAGLTSFGRKVIDEINTYKLWTDVSHLSEAGFWDVMNCARYPIATHSNVKAICDNPRNLNDEQILELIRRDGMIGVTFVPQFLTTKRKAEIVDVLEHLDYICGLGGENQLGFGSDFDGITETVKGLSSYKEYVNLINELQKHYSEEQVEKFLYLNWFHHFPA; encoded by the coding sequence ATGCGGATTTTTGATGCGCACTGTGATGTGTTAATGAAGCTATGGGAGAATAAGGGAGTGTCATTTAAACACGAATGCACTGAATTACACATAACAATGGATCAATTACAGCGGACACACGCAAAGGTACAATGCTTTGCAATATTCATTCCAGAATATGTGAAAAAAGATAACAGCTTTCAAGTAGCTCTTGAAATGGTCGATATATTTTTTAAAAAAGTTCTAGCTGAAAATCGTAACATGAGATTAATTCGGTCGAAGGAAGATATACATCGTTTGAAAGATGATGAAATCGGAGCTGTTCTTACGTTAGAAGGAGGAGAAGCAATCCAGTCCGATCCAGTTAAGCTACGCACTTTACTACGTTTGGGAGTCAGGAGTGTAGGCTTAACATGGAATTATGCGAACACACTCGCTGACGGCGTATTAGAGCCAAGAGGGGCCGGACTAACATCTTTTGGGCGTAAAGTAATAGATGAGATAAATACATATAAGCTTTGGACTGATGTATCGCATTTATCAGAAGCAGGCTTTTGGGATGTTATGAATTGTGCTCGCTACCCAATAGCAACTCATTCAAATGTTAAAGCAATATGTGATAATCCAAGGAATCTTAATGACGAACAGATTTTGGAGCTTATTAGAAGAGATGGTATGATTGGTGTCACATTTGTCCCCCAATTTCTAACTACCAAAAGGAAAGCAGAAATCGTAGATGTACTTGAACACCTCGATTATATTTGTGGATTAGGTGGCGAAAATCAACTTGGGTTTGGCTCTGATTTTGATGGCATTACAGAAACAGTAAAAGGGTTATCCTCGTATAAGGAGTATGTGAATTTAATTAATGAGCTTCAAAAACATTATTCGGAAGAACAGGTTGAGAAGTTTTTATATTTAAATTGGTTTCATCATTTTCCAGCATAA